The Falco biarmicus isolate bFalBia1 chromosome 7, bFalBia1.pri, whole genome shotgun sequence genome contains the following window.
GGGCGTGGGGGTCCCTCGGCCCCGCGGGTGACCTGCCCCCCAAGGGCCTCCTATCCCCACAGGGTCCCCACCGCGCTGGGGACAGCCCCCCCGCACAGgagcccccccgggccccgctCACCGCGGATCTCCGTCATGGCTcggccggcggggcagggcacGGCGGGGCACGGCACGGCGGGGCACGGCACGGCGGGGCAGGCCGGGAGCCGTAGTCCCGCGGCGGCAGCTCCGGCACCGCCTcccggccgggcggggcgggacgGAGCCGGGCGGGGCCGGAAgaggaggggcggggcggggcggggcggggcagcgCCCTCCGCGCACCCTATAGCGGCCATAGGGGAGCCCAGCCGGAGGCTCCTGGGCCCGGCAATGCCCGCCCGCAGGAACATCTGCAGGGCCTATGGGGGCTATAGGGGATATCCTTCTATAGGGGATATTCTATAGAGGATGTTCTTCTATGAAAGATACTCTTCTGTCGGGGATAGTCTTCTATGGAGGACATTCGCCTGTGGTGGACGTTCTTCTATAGGGGACATTCCATAGGGGACGTGCTGTAGATCCTGCGGGGACACCCCGTGCAGAGGCTGatcccccacccctccccgcCAGATCCCGCTATAGGTGCCCCCCCCTATGGAGCCCGGCCCCGCCTATAGGGTTAACCCCCGCCACGCGCTGTAGGAGGTGCCCGCCCCTGTGACGTCACGCAgacccgccccgccgccgggccggtCACGCGGCGCAGGCGCCTCGGCTGACCCGGAAGTACctggcgcggcggcggcgggagcggcggaGCGGAGCAGCGGGGACCGCGCCCATGTCGGGCTTCGACACCAACCCGTTCGCCGACCCGGTGGACATCAACCCCTTCCAGGTGGGCGCAGGGCCCTGCggccccttccccccgcccggccctcccccgcccggcgccggcGGGACGTGGCACTGACTGACGCGGTGCTAGCCAGTGGCGGCGCCGCTTCTCCCCGCCGCGGCCAATCAGGAGAAGGGGGCGGGACTAGGGGGGGCGTGCTGGGGCCGGGACCCCCCTAGGCCGGgccgcgggcccggcccgcccccccccccccgcctcgcTTGtcgccccccgccagccccggggtccccgcgccccctccccaccccccaggagCGGCGTGAGCCCTCCCGGGGGACCCCCGTCCTGCGCGGCCAGCCCCGCCTCTCcgggcctggggagggggctcggCGCCCCCCGGCTGGGTGCAGGTGCCGGCGGTGTGGAAGCCACGGCCGGTAACCGGGGGGCCGAGCCCTTAGGGAGCGCTGCGCGGCGGCCTGGCGGGCGCTGCCGCCTGGGGTCCGCCGGTAACGGCTAGCTCCTGCCACCGGCCCGCGGGGCACCCCGCGGCGTGGGCGGCGGCTCTGGGGGCCCGGGCCTGGGGCTGCCTTCGAGGTTCCGGGGGACTTGGTCTCCTTTCGGCGGGTTTCTCATCTGCGGGGTCAGCCTCCGCGCTCTGAACCGGGGGGTCACCGACGCCCCGGGGAGCTGGCCGGGAACGGCCTCTCCGGCCCCCTCCGGTGTGAGAGCGTCCGGGCTTTGGCTTTCACCCACTGCCTGGCCTTTGCCGTCTGGCCGGGACGTGAGCGGCAGGACGGGGTGATGTCCTCCCCTCTGATTTCATGGCCAAGCCAAAGTGAAACTGTTTATCGATGGAGCTGAGTGTTTTGAGGATCTCAAGtgaaatcagaaggaaaaaaatgcttccttaCCCTCGTGTTCACTGTAATGTGCTCTCGTGTGTCTCAGGAAGGGTTTGGGTGACTGTGCCCATAGTATcccttccagggatggggaataTAGGGTGGCTCATGGGTACAGCTGCTGTTCACGCAGGGATTTGTCGCTTCGGAACgaggaaataaatattaaagctGTCCCGGTATCTGATGGAACAGGGCCATGCCCGTGCTTTACTCACTGTTAAACAAAAAAGATTGGATGCAATTTACAGCAGGTAGCTCTGATGCCACGCTTACTTTTTAATGAGGTCAAATATATGTCATGCCATGGATGCCTCTGCAATTGTCTGATGGCTCTTCGCAGCTACAGCTGGTCTTTGTGGCCTTTATATCCTTCTTTCAGGAGCATGAGGTCTCATGTTCACCtttgtccctttttttaaagaaaaatctcccCAGTTGCCAGCAGCTGGATGTGAGGAATGTCTtgactgctgctgcctggagccTCAAAGCCCTGTCTCTCCAATTTGAAAGTGGCATCTGACGACGTAGGACAGTGCTGTCCTGCTCTAGTAAATCTGATGAAATGACCCCATTCCCTGCCAGGGTTTGGGTCCACGCACTGGCTCGGTGccgtgcagggctggggaggctgTTTGGCCACCCAGCTGGTGCTGACATCCCCTTCCACACGCTCTGGAGATCTTGCTGAAAGTGTAGAAGCATCTTCACCCTCGCAGCCTTGTCACGCTGATGAATATCTCTTGGGCAGAGCACCAGGTCATCTTTCCTTGCTGTGGATCCCAGTGTAGTGCTTCGTACTCTGTAAATCCTGCTTTAACTGGGGATCTTTGCCTTTTAAGGAGACTTTGTTCACAATTTTCAATAAGCTTGGTATAAAATAAGCTGTTTTGGTCTTCTTGAAAAGATCTGTGGCTCTTCTTTCTGTTGCTTATTATAACCAGTTAAGGAGAGATGATTAAATGCCTCTGTTTATTCAGTAACTTGCTATAAGTGGCAGCTATTTCCAGATGTTTGATGTAAGCTTCAGACAGGACTGGCAACTGCCATCCTTTTTAGAGATACTGATAATAAAATCCTTGAGGTTTCTCTTGGTTCATCTTCCAGGCTGTGGCAGTGCTCCGGAGTCTCATGCTGGTGACTGACTGCAGGACTGGTGATATATGGGGCAGTTACTCTGATATTTAGACAATTGTGTGAAGTTCCAGGTGACTCTCAATTGAGTTCTCATGCCTCAATCTCATCTAGAGAGGCATctcgttttgttttgtttctttaacttGGAGGAACAGATAGAAATGGAAGAATGTAATTTCTTGCATAGACCTGTTGTATCAAAATCTTTTAGCAGCTCTGTCAGCTGTCACAGTGCGACAGCAACTACATATTTGCATTAATCATTGCATTTGATAACAGTTTTAATCTTCCTGTCAGTGCAATTTGGTCGAAAGGCAAAATTATTCTGTACTGGGGAACTTGATGTCATTTTTCATGACTTTATCCCTGCTGCTTGAGGAAGCAATGGTAGGAAGGGCAGCAAATGGGGATCTGCTTGCTGGCGTTCTGGAGATTGAGTTGAGCTTATAATTGATGTGTGAGCGTGAGGCTTGTGGCTGGATGGGCTTATTAAATCGAGTGGAATAGTTGGAGAGAGCCTTCAGGTGCTCAGGCTTTTCCATAGCTCTGAAGCAGGAAAGAAGTTGAGGAGAATTGCTTGAGTTTAACTGGGGGTCCTAACACCTAAACCCTCTGGAAGGAAAGGTACGTGGGGACcttcagagcagaggagagcGTTACTTCCTTGGAGGGGAACAGCTGGTTAACGTGGCTTCAAGTGGTGCAGCGGATGAATTAAGTCCCTGTTTCATGATGTTAAGGATCAGGCCTGTGCTTGTTGCAAGAGGGTCaactgccttttcctttctagCCTGCAGAAAGTAACTGTAAAATGTGAAGCTTGTGGGCAACTTCTTGTTCATCTCCCctccatttcttctgcttacTCATCCTTAACACTGTGTAGTCCAGGCTTGCGGAAGCTGGTGCCTTCGTATCGCCCTCTgtttcacagctgctgttttccttcctgccctAGCCAGGGTGCAGAGGCACGTGTCCAAACACACTTCAGCTTTGTTGCAAATTCCTTGCTCTACGTATATCTACTTTACACAGACTTGCACAACAGCAAGCAAGTTAAGCTGAGCTGCCTTGCCTTGTCCATGCCACCGAGTTAAATTATTGTGGGGGTTTTTCTAAGCTACGTGGTAAGATAAGAGGTTGATAAGAGGTCGTCTCCCTTTGAAATCAAActgttctgcagctggaagcCGTGAAACGGTGGTGccgctctccctgccctgcacaggCCGCTGGCAGCCTGCCCTTTCTatagcagtgctgtgctggttAATTTGGGAGCTATCTTTTTGAATGGAGGtgagcaaagggaagaaaaatgtgtattttgccTCAGTGTTCTAGTGTTTCTCCTTATTTCTGAGCACTTTTCTTCCCAGTCTGACCATTCAAGCTCTTCAGGTCATTACGCagcctttgctttcctcttcgCTTACCTTTAAGGGAGTTTCTCTTCCTTGTGCAGTCGTCGTCTGCTGGACTAAAGTCAGGCTGGGACCTTGCCTGGTCTGGATTAAAGGGTGTCGTGCTAGTGTGCATTAATTGACTTGTAAGCTTCCGTAGACAGCCCATGCGTCTGCAAAACAGGTTAAGCTGAAACCTCCAGAGGAGTAAGTGGTGAAATAAAACCTGTGCCTGGAGTCCTTGCAGCCCTTATTTCCAGCGTGGCCATTCTGCTGGTGCTCCCCGTTTGTtacagccctgcctggctggggagtTGTACTTCATCAAGCAGCATCTAAAACCTACTTGTCTGAGATCCCTCAGCCCAGGGTGATTCATAAACTAGTGCAACCTGTTGCGTAGGGAGTGCCTGCTATCGCGGAGATGTGTGAAGTTACTCATTAACTGTACTGTACGAGGCTTGTTCAGCAGAAGGCTGCGCTAAAGCCTCAGGAACGGCTCCAGAGTTACAGACCAGCCAAATGACTTTCCTGCAGCACAGGTACTTGCTCGGCCCCTGCACGCCTCCGTTGGTAACTCTCACCTTGTCACAGTCTCAATTGCTTCTCACCCCATTaaccacaaaattaaaatgaccAATCTGGAGACATGAgttgctggggagggagggagaaaaagccacatttaaattctttttttaacccaCACCCAGCTATCTGGTTGCCGGGCTGTTCTCGTAGTAGGATTTCTGAGTTCAAAAAGTACCTTGTTTCTCTAGTagctggggagggaagcagTCCGGAGGTCAAACTCTGGCTAtcaaagaaggatttctttaTGGAAGGCAGTGTGtataaaaaagaagataaaaatagcTTCGTGCATTGCAGGTGAAGGAAGAAAGGCATTCTCGGCAGAGGTGCAGAGAGCCTTTTTTAAACAATCAAACTATTTGATGGAAGTGACTGGGAGATGCTGTGAGTACAGGTGAACGCAGTTGTTATGGCAGCAGCATTAAAACCTCCAGAAGTAGTTGGTGTCACACACCCAGCTCAATTTTCCTGGGCGTTTCACTTTTTCAGAGCAACCCTTGGCATTTTAGCTTGCTGGTGCAGATGTCCTGGGTGGCAGCTGACATAGCAGGACCAGTTGTACcaggaatttaattttgtgaGGTGAGGCTCTCCTATGCTTTGTGGATCCTCGCTTGCTTTGTGGTACATGTGAGGGTTGGGAGGTGGTCCTGGGTGCCCAGCAACATTCTGACTGTGGGGAATGAGTCCATGTCCTGCTTTGAGTCCCTGGAAATCAGGAATAACTTGCTGTAGGTAAGCAGTAGTAATCTGCAGAAAGGGCTCCTGTGTGGAGAGCGTGTTGTGGTTCTTCAGATGTACTCCTGGCTGAACAGGAGGTTACTTCTGCCCACAAATCTTGCCTTGCTGATAGTCATCTCCTTGGTTATTCAAATCCACTGTCAGCCAAGGGCACGCCTGTGGCATGTGTTTTACCCCATCTGGTTCCCAGTTAACGAGCGGATGGAAGGCAGGCAGTAGATAATGTATAAGCTCGTGATGAGCCATGTACGATGCTgatttggttttgctctgtcTCCTTTCAGGATCCCTCTGTGACACAGCTCACAAACACGAGCCAAAGTGGCTTGGATGAATTCAACCCCTTTTCTGAGAACTCCCAGCTGGTACGTGCCACGTGTCTTTGCACTAGgtattttggtggtggttttagTGGTGTAGAAGGTCCCTTGGTAGGagcagcttgaaaaaaataagagcGAGGCTTTTGCAGCCGATTTCCTCACGGACGGTGTAGCTCATTGCGTGTGTGGCAAGCTGCGAGCCACCGCTGCTGCGCCTAAGCACTAATAAACTCCCAGCTGGAGCTCTCCACTCGTGTGAAACAGCTTCTCTCAAACTCACTGCTGGCTCGCAGTAAAGCTATATGAAGTGTGAAGGGGAAGATGTTTTGTGGCAGGACACATCAATATTTATTTGGTCTCTGGGTTGGGAGCTGAGGTGCTGTGGCGATACCATTGATGGATCGCTGCAAGAACTTCATTCTTATTTCCTGGCTGCTGCGTGTGTGAGATGGGAAAAGGAGAACAGGAAACCAGGGTAAAGCAATATTTGTGGTTTAAACAACTGATGGAAATccctttttgtttctcctttgccTAACAGCCATAATCCTCAAGTGCTGTGCCCCCAGTGCATTAAGGAGCTAACAAACTTGTGAAAATGTAGAGTTGCTTCCTGCTAGTGGTTTCTGGTTTAGTAGCGCTAAAACTTGAACTATCCTTTGCTAAAAGAAGCGATATGTAATGTTTTTGCCTCGTTGCTTGTCATTTATTTGCAGACAAATGCGGCACGGACGACGCCAGCCGTGCAGCCTTCTGGCCACTCACAACCTGCTGTTCTGCAGACGTCCGTGGAGCCCACTCCCCAGGTATGGCAGCCCctcactgctgccttcccaggagctgggctAGAGAGTGTGAAGGGCTCCTGTGGCCTCTGGAGGCTTGTGGGAGTAGGAAGGGAACAGGATTCTCTTGGATGTGTTGGATGTGGAAAGCTGCAGGTGATCTTTTAAACTTGGATTTGTACCTGCCTGCTGAAGCAGATCTCTATAGGGAGTACATAGATGCATACGTTCTTCTTAGGCCTTTTTCCCTGTCCCCCTGGTGGCGGAGCTCACTTTGCCTTGTAGTCTGTTTGCTCTGGCTTTCCCTCTGCAAACACTGAAATGTATCCTGCTAATGCTTTTAGCTTAGTTCTGGTGACTGCTCAGACGTGCTCTGTTCCAGGAGTGTAAATGCAGTCTAGCTATAtattgcagctgctgcttggaCTGGCTGGCAAGTACTCGGCTGCCAGGAGCATCTCATCCAAAGAGCAGAAAAGCCAAGGCTGCTAGGAGAAAGGATCGGTTCTCAGACTAGCAAGCAGGCAGAAGAGATGCTTAAGAGGTGTGGTAGGCATCTGTCTTGCCTTTCCTTTGAACGTCCTCTCCTAGCTGGGAAGGGAAGGTAAGCTCAGGAGTCTCGCCAACCGCTCTGTTGCGAGGTGCCTAGAGGAGCGAGGTGAACTGGGAGGTAGAAGAAACTGCAAGAAAAGCATAGCTTTGCTGAAAGGAAAGGGCATAGAGGATGGGCAGCAGGCTGGATAGCCTCCTGAGGGCTCTTCCAGCCCTATCTTCCCATGGGATAAGAGAGGAATGTCTGGGTGGAGTTCTGCATTGGTCTTGATTTCATCCTCCAGCAGGTAAGGCAGAAAGCCTCAAGACATTTCAGCTCAGCCACAGGTGTTCAGCTTTCAAATTGTCCTTAACCCTTGCTGTTGAATTGCCTTTGCTTCCATTCCAGTTTGGCACctgctgtgtttgctggtgGTGTTGCTGGTGCCTCAGTGAGAGAAGGATTtacctttttctccccctgctctAGGCTGTGGCTGcggcagcacaggctgggcttcttcagcagcaggcagaattagagaggaaggcagctgagttggagaagaaggaaagggaattgCAGAGTAATGCAGCCAGCATTAATCGTAAGTACTGCTTCCTGCAGTGAGCGTGATGCCCAGGGAAGCCTGGGTCGCTTGGTTTGTCAGGATTTGCTGAAGGCTCAGCCTGTCTGAGTGTATGCAGCTTTTTTAGAAGCCATGTGTCTTTCCTCTAGTCCTTCACAGCTGTGGCAACCCTCTTGGGACTGTACCTGTCATCCCATAACTTACAAGATAGGAAATGAGCTCAGAGATGAGGTTCTGGAGACCACCTCTGGTGGGTCTCTGCCTCGAGCGTGCTCTCAGCATCTGCATTTGGCTACATTAAGTTCTTCAAACACCAATTTTGTATCGGTGCCTGAGCTGATGTGTGATGCTGCCACACTGAAGCTTTTCACTGGGAGCAATAAAGCGTTTTTCCAGTGTTGAGGCTCTCTTAACCACTGCAAAACAGTGTTATCCTCTAATCTTGGTTTGAGATGGCTGGATCTGGACTCGTAGTGCCGAGTGGCAATGGTTGTGACAGCCCTTGGGCCATTGCAGGGGAGTCCTGCCTCCCACggattttttttacacatcCCTGCTGTGCCACCTGCTCTTATCAAGACCTAGCCTCTTCCAAGCTGTTAATGTCAGTGTATATGAATGGCTACTTGCAAATTGTGGCATGCAAATTAGTCTTTTAATGAGAGAAGACCAAGTGAAGAACtgctcctttctgttttccacagCAAGGCAAAACAACTGGCCACCTCTTCCCAAGAAGTGTCCGATCAAGCCGTGTTTTTATCAGGATTTTTCTGCAGACATCCCAGCTGACTACCAGCGGATATGCAAGATGCTGTATTACTTGTGGATGCGTAAGTAATGGCTTgaactgcaattaaaaattcTTCCTAAGAAGATTCTGTATCAAATGCTGAGCTTTGCCCTACAGTAAATTCTGTGGGTGTTGTCTGCAAGGGTAAAGTAATGTCTCCCTTTTTTGTGAAGGCAAATGTAAAGGACTCAAAGTTTATGCTTTGGGAATAGCTTGTTCATGACAGAATTTTGGTTTTGCGCAATGGAGAGACTTTAACAACTCTCCTGAGACTCTGAAAAACAGTGGATAGCACAGTTCAGAGACTGGGTGAAAAACAGTCTCAACTGTATTTGGCAGTTTTGGTGCTCTGAAAAGATTTAAGATTTGGTTGTAAGCAGCAGGATCAGATGAGGTTCTCTAGGTTaagctctgttttcctttcaagcaAGGCAAGGAAATTAGATGGCCTAAAGTCTCCTTAATTTCTGTGGAGCTCCAGGTGTTCAGCGAGAGATTAGGGATGCGTCTGAGTTTTCCAAGAacttactgatatttttttctctctcccatcctGCACAGTGCATTCGATTACCTTGCTCCTAAACCTGCTTGCTTGCCTGGCATGGTTCACAGTCGAGTCAGAAAGGGGAGTAGACTTTGGTCTCTCGATCCTGTGGTTTGTTTTATTCACACCTTGTGCCTTTCTCTGCTGGTACCGACCAATTTACAAGGCTTTCAGGCAAGTACTAGCTTTTTCTGTAACAGGGGTGTGTCCTCTAGTGCGTGGAGTTTTGGTTTTATCTGTTCCAATCGTACATTGCCTGCAGGACTTTTCCAGCTCTTTGCTTCATTAAATAGATCAAAGCCACTTGTTCCTAAACATACTAGAAGTCGCTGAGGGAGCTTAATTGTGGTGGTCCTTTTTCATCTTGAAATCTAAGCCTAGCCAATCACAGGGTCCTgctttattattaatttctgaGAAACTGTTTGGTACATTTGTGTGTTGAGCACAGTGCATTTGGCTGCCTCTGGCCCATCTTGCACTGGGCAGAGCTCTGGTTTAGTGATACGAAGTGGACGCGTAAGTTGTGTTGCTGCGTAAGTTCCTCCTGAAATTGCTTCTCCTTAGCAGCTTTCCCCGGGAGAAGGGAGTTCACTGAAACAGTTTCCCTCCCTGTAGAGAAGGGAGTCTGTGCAGAGATCACGTCCCTGGGTTTCACTCTTGCTGCTGTCTCTCCTGCAGGTCTGACAGCTCCTTCAGCTTCTTCgtcttctttttcatcttcttttgcCAAATAGCAATCTACATCATCCAGGCTGTCGGCATTCCTGGCTGGGGAGACAGGTAAGCTTGGTTTCACACGCTGCTGTGTCACAGCCCTGCATGGATGCTTTTTCTCACCAGGTCTGTGACTGTCAGAAGCTTTGGGGTCCGTTTCTGACAGctgtctcttctttctcccGTGGGTTTCCTCCCTCGCCCGACACACAGTCTGGCAGGTCCCAGCTGGGCTGCCTCTCTCCTCCACTCATCCCGTCCTAGCCCCAGCGAAGGCACGTACTTTTTCTGCTTGGGGCCAGTGCAGAAAGGAGTATGTGAAACCTTCCAtgcctcctctgctgccttccacaTCACTTATTACATATAATACTTACCCCTTTTGATGCTGAACCTTGCTGACCGCATCTGCCTTGTGTTAAAATGGAGCTTtccctggcaggggctgtagTGTGTGGAGGTGAGGGCTCTCTGACCTGGAGTCTGGGTATGGTACCTGCTGTTAGCAGCTTGATTCTGTCCCCAAATTCTTACTGAATTTCTTGAGTGTGttggtggtgggctgtgcttcAAAAATATAAGCAGAGAGGGTTTTACCCTCACCCTTTCTGGATGGTGTTGTACAGAAGGGGGAGTCTGGGCTTCTGGCGTGGCTCCAACAATCCTCTTGCCAGCAGTGCCTCGCTGCAGTGAGGGCACAGCCTTGCTGTTCGCCTTGCTGCCTTGGCTGTGGGTCAGATTCCAGAGTTTCTGTGAACAGTGAAAAGGTTAACATCTAGTGTGTTTTCTCCTGAGGGGGAGCCTTCAGGTGATGAACACAATGAAACTGCTGTCTATTTTTGCCCGCTGCCTGCAGAAGGGCTCATGGGCAAAGCTGTCCACGTGCTCCCTCCCCTGctagctgctgctgcctgagtCACGGGGGACTGGGAGGGGGCACTCTGTTTTTAAGCTGACTTGGAGAGCGTGCTTTgagctttctgctgtgtttcctcGAGCCAGgcagcacatttatttttggcTGTAGTGCATGGTGTGCCTTTCCGCTTCCTGGTAACGAGCAAGAAGTTGTGCAGTGCATCGAATGGGATGGTTTGGCTCACTTGATTCCCTCTCTCCTGGTGGCACACGGCTTGCTTGGTTTAGCAGTTGGAAGGTTCCTTTCTCCAGCACGTAGGAGGGTGTTTTGAGTGAGGCATCTTGGTATTTTCACCCACAGCCAAGCACTGTTAACTCCCACcgtccccccctgccccttcccttcAACAACTGCCAGTTTCCTCCTTTCTGTAGCTCTGACTTcaccccttccttcctcttcctccctatCCAACACACAGAGCTGTCATGGTGACATGTAAGTCTAGGCTTCGGATCTGCCAGCTGATCTCTTCCAATTTCCAATTTAGATGTGTCAGCCTGTCTTTGCGCTACGTGGCTGAATTTTGAGAAGCTGCTTGTAGAAGTGACGTGATGTATGATGGCACTAAGGGTATTGGGTTTGCCTCTTAAGGCGGGGTGGGCTAGGGGCCAGGGCTGTAACGTGGGTGGGTGAGGTGAGCACAGCTCTCTTGTGTAGAGGCACATTGCTTGTAAAAATGAGAATGGAAACTCTGGCCCCCAAAAAAGTGCCTGGATGAGCACCTGGGTCCCTGTTTCCACAGCCATTATGGCTGGTTTTGCACTTCCCTGCAGCCTTCCCCCAAAGGCTCTTACACAACTGTCGGTGCGtcttctccctctgctccctctcaTCCTGTGAACTGAATGCTTGCCATGCTCACcctgctctcctctctctcGCAGTGGATGGATTGCAGCGCTGTCTGAGCTGCACGGGAACCTGGCCGTGACGGTTATAATGATGGTGGTGGCAGGGTTCTTCACGCTGTGTGCGGTTCTCTCACTCTTCCTCCTGAAGCAGGTGAGTGGCTCGGAGGCAAGGTGTGACTTTGGCTGAATCGCAGAGCCACAGATCAGGCTGCTCCTAGGGTATCCTGAGGTTGCCACCTCCTCTCATCTCTCTGGGGATTAGCTTGCTTTTGAAGGTGTAATTGGGGCACTGTCAGGTCAAGAGCTTTTAATGGAAGTAATTTTGCTTGTGCTTCCTGTATTGATGCCACATTGCTTGAACACTAAGGGGACTTGCAGGTGGGAAAGTAGCctttggggagggaagaggatgCACAAGTGCTTCAGTAAGGCATGCCATTAACCGTGCATGTTAGAATAAAGGAGAGTGTAGCAAGGTGTGCTGCATCAGCTGCCATCCAAAGACAACCAGCGAGGTCCCAAATGTCACCTTACTGAACACCGACATCAAACTTGCACCTCCCTTTACCTTGAGTGTGTCCGGAGCTGGCTGAGCAGAGGTGGCCGTTGCTTTGTTTGGCTTTCCAGGGCCTTACAGTCACTGCTACCACAGTGTTGTGGGACTTCTGAAAGCCTGGTGGGATCGAAACAAGCACCTTCCTGCTGGCTCCCAGCCACAAgccccccttccttcctctgagCGACTGTGTGAGGGTTGTATTTCTGCAATTAACAGCAGAAATGTAGCTTTGGGGAAGGCAAGGACAGGCTGAACTGGTCCTGTTCCCATTGCTTCCTCCTCATGTTCTCCTAAATTGTGTCTTGAAGGAAATACCTGATGCTTGTAGTTGTGGGCACCTTCAGGTCCTGCTCTGCAAGTATCTGTAAATGCAGGGGCTAAGTGTCCATACCGTCACAGTGCGGAGAGCGGGGTTTCTGGTCTGATGCCTGCCATTTGGCTGAGAGCTCCGCGTTTTATGACAACTGAGGGTCTCCTGAAATCCACAGCATCACGTGCTGGGTGAGGTGGAAGCCAGTGGCTCCGGCCCATCCTCTCTAGCTGCTAAGAGAGCTGCTTAGCAATAGGGCCGAGGAAAAGCAAGCTGGCAAGCAAGGTGTGTGCAGCGAGCTCATGACTGCATGCTGATTTTGTGTTGTTTCCCgctctctttctgttttccaggtgCATTCCCTGTATCGGCGCACGGGAGCCAGTTTCCAAAGGGCCCAGGAGGAGTTTTCCCAAGGAATCCTCACCAACAGGGGCTTCCAGAatgcagctgctggggtggcCTCCTCAGCTGCACAGAGTGCTTTCCGGGGAAACTAGCCCTTCCTGGGGCTGCCACCCCCTCGCTTCCTCTGCCATTGTCAccccaaccttttttttttttttttttttccctgaagatgCACTTTTTGGGAGTACCATGTTAGCTCTGTGATGCCGACTCCAGATGAGAAGAGGTCTGGTTTTTTAGCTTCAGCTGGCCTACATTTATGACTATTAGTTTTCCCTGTCTTGTTTTAGGGTGTGGGGAGATAGGGGAGACATTCTCTGAAGCAAATACCTTTCTCTGTCCAGGACATACGGagcatttgtttctcttcctctccttgccCTGCCTGTAGCAGGAAGGCAAGGGGAAgggctttttgattttttttttttcctctcttctatTGGCCTTTGCTATGAAGAATTTGATTATCTGCTGTTTtggagggtggggtgggggtggttgtAACTTGCATGTAGTTTATGTTGTTAATTTTAAGAGCAGAAACTGTACTTTTGGTTTATTACACTTAAACAATGCTGCATTTTGACCTCTTAACTGCTCGGCTGCCTGAGAGTTGGGGTAATGTGGCATGAATTAAAacctgggagcagggctgggttgGAGAAGGGAGGAAACACCTTTCTCCTTGTCCCTCTGTGGCAGATACCCCCCTCTGCTTCCACAAGGATCCTGCAGAGATCATGGCCCTCGGGGCTCCTGTGCCCTTTGGGCAGCAGCCCAAGGCATG
Protein-coding sequences here:
- the SCAMP2 gene encoding secretory carrier-associated membrane protein 2, which translates into the protein MSGFDTNPFADPVDINPFQDPSVTQLTNTSQSGLDEFNPFSENSQLTNAARTTPAVQPSGHSQPAVLQTSVEPTPQAVAAAAQAGLLQQQAELERKAAELEKKERELQSNAASINPRQNNWPPLPKKCPIKPCFYQDFSADIPADYQRICKMLYYLWMLHSITLLLNLLACLAWFTVESERGVDFGLSILWFVLFTPCAFLCWYRPIYKAFRSDSSFSFFVFFFIFFCQIAIYIIQAVGIPGWGDSGWIAALSELHGNLAVTVIMMVVAGFFTLCAVLSLFLLKQVHSLYRRTGASFQRAQEEFSQGILTNRGFQNAAAGVASSAAQSAFRGN